A region of the Variovorax sp. 54 genome:
AGGGGCGCAACGTCACGGTGCGGGACGTGATGGTGGCGGCTTTCACCTACCGCATCAAACTCGAGGAACTGCTCGGGTCCCCCCGACAGGTCGCGCACTGCTACCGGCTCTGGCGCCGGCTCGAGCAGCTCGACGAACCGCCCATGACCCGTCTGGACATCAAGTACGCGACCGCCTGGCGCGACGCACATGCGCAGGCCTGGCAGGTGGCACAGGTGTTTCTGACCGAGCCGCACGCCAAGACCTTCGTGCTCCGGCTCGCCATTCCCTGATCCCTGGCTGCGCGCGTCAGCGCATGTGCGCCATGTCGCGGATGTCGGACCTCAGCGCGCTGCGGTCGGCGCCCAGCAGCGGCAGGTTGATCAGCAGTTCGAGCCGTCGCCGCAGCGAATACAGCACCTGGATCGCGCCATGCACCGCGTCGTCCGGGCCGGCGCCGGCAGCGGCCACGTCCGGGTAAGGCCACAGCGCCGCATCGGGCTGTCCGGGCCAGCGCGGCTGCAGCGGTTCGAGCGAGGGGTCGAGCGTGATGACGAAGTCGACCCGGGGCGAGCCCGCGCGCGCGAACACATCCCAGCTGCGCGGCGGTGACATCGGCACCGCGATGCCGGCGCTGCCCAGCGCCTCGACGGCCGCAGGATGCACGTCCGCCGCAAGCCGCCCCGGCTGCCCGCACGAGCGCGCCGCGAAACGCTTCGAGTCGAGGTGGGCCAGGCAGGCCTCGGCCAGCACGCTGCGCAGCGAGTTGCGCCGCGAGACAAAGACGACTTCGATCCGTTGCTGCATGGTCAAACGACTATAGCCACGCCGTGTGGCAGGTGTGTGCAGGGGTACGTCAACCCTTCTGCGCACACCTGTTTTGCCCTACCTTTTGCGCATGGCAAATAAGTGTAAACACTGGTAAACCTTGGGGCGATGCACGGCGTTAGAACCCCATGTGGACCACCGACCCCTCCCTCGTAGTGCTTGCCTTCCTGGTCGGTCTTGCCGCGGGCGTGACGCTCATGAGCATGCTGGCGGTCCTGCGTTCCGACCAGGAACACCGGCCGCCCTCCAAGCACACCCGGTTGTAAGGCAGACCGCGGGCATCACCCGCCAGCATGTTGCCAGCCCGTGCAAGCGGGCGCGCTTGTTCAGAACCCCGATTGCTCGATCAGCACCGAGGTCGCCGCGTTGATCCAGCGGCGGGCCAGGCTCTCGCGGGTGCCTTCGAAATGCGCGCGCACCTCGCGCACCCCGTCGACCGGCGTGTCGTCCTCTCCCTCCACCGTCACGCGAAACCAGGCTTCGGCCG
Encoded here:
- a CDS encoding arsenate-mycothiol transferase ArsC: MQQRIEVVFVSRRNSLRSVLAEACLAHLDSKRFAARSCGQPGRLAADVHPAAVEALGSAGIAVPMSPPRSWDVFARAGSPRVDFVITLDPSLEPLQPRWPGQPDAALWPYPDVAAAGAGPDDAVHGAIQVLYSLRRRLELLINLPLLGADRSALRSDIRDMAHMR